From the genome of Thermococcus sp., one region includes:
- a CDS encoding DNA-3-methyladenine glycosylase, producing the protein MAEIDLKKTTHEMIRNGTWKFEKGVFYQALRLPGRVSVAGYDGEDFMIPDGLTKKEKKLVKEKLSFILGLETDLDSFYAEISDSPFAFLIDEFHGLTVPAAPSPYQALVEVIAQQQVSFDFAQRTIANLVRIAGEPIGDLYTFPTPERISSLREELKRAKLGYRSDYIKSLTELYLERKLNLDLWDWSVEDAIKYLTKFRGIGKWSAELFLAYGLRKNVYPAGDLGMRRGIAKIFGKSPKEVKERDVREVIEPYGKWKGLLAFYVLCYDRKTEMERKLKIRNSRKSSG; encoded by the coding sequence ATGGCTGAGATCGACCTCAAAAAAACGACACACGAGATGATCCGCAACGGGACGTGGAAGTTTGAGAAGGGGGTGTTTTATCAGGCACTCCGTCTCCCCGGTAGAGTAAGCGTAGCGGGCTACGACGGAGAGGACTTCATGATTCCCGATGGCCTCACGAAGAAGGAGAAAAAGCTTGTCAAAGAAAAGCTCTCCTTCATCCTCGGCCTCGAAACGGATTTAGATTCTTTCTACGCGGAGATAAGCGACTCGCCCTTCGCCTTCCTCATTGACGAGTTCCACGGTCTCACGGTCCCGGCCGCCCCGAGCCCGTATCAGGCTCTGGTTGAGGTCATAGCGCAGCAACAGGTGAGCTTTGACTTCGCCCAGAGGACGATTGCAAACCTCGTGAGGATAGCGGGTGAACCCATCGGGGATTTATACACCTTCCCCACGCCGGAAAGGATATCATCCCTCAGAGAGGAGTTGAAAAGGGCCAAACTCGGCTATCGCTCTGATTATATAAAGTCGCTCACGGAACTTTATCTGGAGAGGAAGCTCAACCTTGACCTGTGGGATTGGAGCGTTGAAGATGCCATAAAGTATCTCACCAAGTTCCGGGGGATTGGAAAGTGGAGCGCGGAGCTCTTCTTGGCTTACGGCCTCAGAAAGAACGTTTATCCCGCTGGCGACCTCGGTATGAGACGGGGAATCGCGAAGATATTTGGAAAGAGCCCCAAGGAGGTCAAGGAGAGGGACGTTAGGGAGGTAATAGAGCCCTATGGGAAGTGGAAAGGGCTTTTGGCCTTCTACGTCCTCTGCTACGACAGGAAGACCGAGATGGAGAGGAAACTTAAAATACGAAACTCGCGAAAAAGTTCCGGGTGA